The DNA window GTTTGATTTGGGTTTTTTTTTGTTAGAAGTAAAATTAGAActaattaagggcatggttaaaCTCGTATGACCTAGACGAGAGTATTGGAGGGGTCGCGAAACGTTTATATTTGCGCAGGTGTTATTCGCTGTTATCTCAGGTAAGCTTGCTACGAATGAAATCGTAGCAATTTGGTAGCTAATCGTTGCAGGTTTTTTTTCAGTTCCTATGGGGACGATGATGATGTGTCCTTACATCACTGTCCCTTTTGAATTGCGCGCGCGTTTTGTATGTGtgctttcttgattttctttatcTGGTGCTGAAAGCGTGTGTCTAACGCGTGATTGCGTTTGGTGTGTTGGGTGGTTGTTGCGCTGGTAAGGGGTagtcatgggttcgagcctcctccttaacatatatttttctgaaattttcAATTATAATCCTATGCGCCCATAGCCCCTAAGGTTACCATGTACCCTCATGATCCAGGCCTTTATCCTCCACTCAGCCTAATCTAACGTCCCAGATCTAATCCCCATAACATGTACCCCTACCCTAACCTCATTGAATCATAATCCCTaataactaaaattattttaattaatatattcattttaattaaatctttttttaataatatttagttatatatataataattattttttataaataaagttaatatatgatattaatattaaaaatcataattcgttgttcgttccgattaaatcgattaaccGCTATGGtcaatgataattttaattaaaatgatatttaaaatataagtaatttttatttggttaaatggtttcaactatcctattagttgcgatgattaaccCTTTTATTTCTGTTATtccaattcgttattctttttaatcgaaccaATCAATTATgaggggtaatgatacaaattaattcataaaaattattaaaaaatattattattcgttattagtaataattaaatcaattgattaaaattggtaacgatctaactactaatctgttaactatggtaattgaatcaatcgattattgcggttaatggtACAAATAAAAATCAGGGTTGCACGCCCCAAACTCTAAAAACACTTCCAAACAAACCTTTCAAACTCCTAACTATCAcaggctatttcaaaagccttgAAGCAAACTTTCAACCatctcagatcaaattcaaatcctatggcgtacaacccttccccgaactacgtagactctgatcctccataaggaggtacgtaggcacttggcaacaaggcgagtcccctcccccacaaatctcattttgtcccgatttcgcttctttaatcataaacccttAATCTTGATATttgcctttaaccctattaactgtctgtcacctttctttattttagccataaaccttgaccttataatgcaaaccttaggaaagggttgagggtgcctaacaccttccctcgacctgaatatagtatcttaccttgaTCTCTCAattgcgcgaggtttcctattctccttggtagaataggtggcgactctaagtctttaATGTTTAGGGcaagttgctacagctggcgactctgctggggaaaactaAAAAactggtgaatactatgctcctataggttttaggttttggcatggtttaggtttggcaaagtgttagggtttggctaatttgccatttttagggtttgcgtttgattttttttattgtttgtttttcattttttatttgttttattgtttctaaaaatattctatttgctttgatatttgtatttaattgcataattgctatattatatgcattgctgggtatatattatgttgtgttaaaacctaagtgtgggagttatccttgatatcaggggggacttgaatcgcctacgagtctcattgataactccactcggagtgggttgaatattcggaaatgtccaaaacgaggcttgactttgttgagggcaggactggatagtcAGCTGATCTCttcgagaacctaccccaaaaattcgaacctcattggataaaatgagttgttctaaaatccgaagagacaaaaagtctcggaggctacgaacgacctcatgagacccgtgtctaggacataccaatggaaagggtaggctccctaaaagccgctacgtcgaacctatgaacctagggcttttatgtttatgtgattaaatatgaaatattatttgtgattattatatttgtatttttgttttttttttttgtgttttatttgtgtgcatgcatcattcatcatatgcATTTTATCATGGCTTATCCACAGAAAAATAgtaaagtaaaaaatatatatataaatataaaaatgtattttatttggtgaatttgtaggaaggatgagtacaaaGAAGCCCATTATCCACTTTGCTGTTTCCACCCCAGATATCAAGAAACTGAAAATAATAAAGGAAAAACTACCATCAAGTGCCTTGGATAGGTTTGTGGCCCGTTATGGAGATATGTTGGATTTGTTAAAGGTAAAAGTCCAAGAGGAAGCTATTACTGCATTGGTCCAATTCTATGATCCTCCACTTAGATGCTTTACTTTTCaagattttcagttggctccgactttggaagaaatggatgctatgttaggattttcaaggataaaaagggaattctatactggtgtgggtaaagaagttgatttctcagatttggcaaaagctttgggaTTGTCTGCTACGGAAttgaaatctaattataaaactgatggagatgtgcatgggatcaaaagatcttacttagaaaatcaagctttaatgtatgctcaaaggaaacaatgggacatttgtggacatttattagctcttttgatttttggtgttgtcttattgccaaaaaaatattgattatattgatcctgccgccattcatgctttcacctcttttaggatttttgataAGGATCCAACTCCCACCATCCTTGCTGATATTTATTATGCCATCCATGCTAGGTGTTTGAAGAAGAAAGggatgctattttgttgtgtgcaTTTTCTATATTCTTGGTTGATTTCCCATCTCTACAGAGCTAGTTGTTTTATTAAAGAATTGACTAGAAATGATTGGTCCCAAAAATTAAGGGCTCTCAAAGCAGATTCTATCCtttggtatgcaaagaaattaaattccgataagattatttataaatgtggagaTTTCAACAATGTGCCTTTGATGGGAACATTaggatgcattaattataatcctaTTTTAGCATTGCGCCAACTAGGCCATTCCATGGATTGTGAGCCTCCCAAACCACAATTGGAGGAATTACTTTTGCATGACAACGAAAAAGGGGAACCAAGgactttaaagaaaataattcaggctTGGAGACATGTGCATGCAAAGAGTTTTGGGCCAAAGAACATCATTGCTAGAGAACCTTATACTagttgggttcaagaaagagttggaaagattttgcttccttttgttgtggatcccgcatacaagcctgattctcctaatcctgttcctctatccatcaaAGAGGTAGAAGGgatcagggctgccctagaggcgtcccgaaaggaaaaagaaaaattagagaTTAATAtacatcaacttaccaacgaaaggagccaactacgctttgaccttaaagagaaaaaccaagagcttcaagcaatgaaggaagataatgataggcaaagaagtaaaaggaaacgtgcaaccgaaggagttctaagtgctaattaTAATCTAGAGGCATATAATGAGAAGTTGGAACAAGCAAAtctagaaattgcaaggtggagaagacgTTATGAAAAAGCTTCTCATGataaagcggaatccgagaaaaatctagaaatcgtggtctttgaattaactgatagaactaaagatcaagaggtggaaataaggaatctaaagtttgatcttcaagaagctcgcaattcCGGACAAGAAGAGCGCGCAAGAAGAATAACTACGgaggaagcacttttacagcgcaccggtgaGTACGATAGAGCACTTCAAGCTATGGCATCACTTAGGCAAGTGTTCATAAGGCAAAGAAAGATATATGAGGCAGCCATGGACGAAAGGGATTATTGGAAAAGActttacacaattgtttctacggcaaatgaacatgtgagcatggttcctaagatgcttgaagactatgaaAAATGTCGCgataattatgataagctagtcttcttgtgtaatgatttgATTTAAGATATCCCAAGGAGTTTGGCAAAGGCGGAATCATCTCCTATCATCCTTCCTAAAGAGGTCAAAtaattcatggagctttgtagggatatggtggacaagttccgAGAAGACGTCCAAAAGCGttcctaattttattttatttccttgttgcttttattccaagtattttaatttcagtttccattcctatttgtaaaccaacaataaagtggtatttcttttaattaataaagtgtgtttatttttcGCATTACTTATTGTccctataatattcaccaaataattataaaaaaaaaaaagagaagaatatataaaaaaggggaatatatatatatttactataataatgtggataagacatgaacttagcataagcataacattcatatcatgcataccatagtttattttcaaagcattaaaagaaaaaaaactatctttatctccagtcacaccattggagAAGGCAACCAAGCAACCATACCACCATACCAAACCCgcgctcagaagaagaaagctatggaacaactagagcagaatcaagccgcccttcgcgaagaagtaACTCAGTTGAAAGGCACTGTAGATGAGATTAAGGGAGGAATGGCTCAGATGTTGAGTTTCATGAAGGACATCAGGGATGAACAGGAAAAGGCTAGGGAAGCTCGGAACCAGTATGAGGAAATACCGAATGATGGCAACCCGCTGTTAGGATTTGTTCGAGGCTTTGATCCTCACAAGTCAAATGCCCACTCCTCAAAGAGAGTTACCagaacccatgaagagggagaagcttCCCATGAAGGATTCATTCCCACCAATCAGAAAGAGGGGGCGCCTCGCACGGTTCGCATCCCTGCTAAAAACCCACCTAAGGATGAAGATTACGTGGATTTACAATATGGGGAGGCGGATGAAACAAATCAGGAACCCCAACATAAGCAAACCCAATCTGATTCTGAGGAAAGCGCTAGAaatagtggacaaatcaaggcgctagaagaaaGGCTGAAAGCAGTAGAAGGATATGACgtctttgatgtggatacctatgaaatgagcttggttCCGGATTTGATTATTCCTCATAAGTTCAAGATAcccaactttgaaaaatacaaaagaCTTACATACCCAAGGAGTCATTTACGCATGTATGTCAggaagatggctgcttatgccaATGACCAAAAGCTGATGATGCACTTTTTCCAAGACAGCCTGAGTGGGGCATCTGTTGAATGGTATATGCAACTGGAAAAGAcgcatatccgaagctggaacgaCCTTTCTAATACGTTCttaaagcaatacaagtacaatctggacatggcacccaatcgaatGCAATTACAAAATTTGTCCCAAAAGAAGGAAGAATCAtttaaggaatacgcccaaagatggcgagaaatggcctcccgagtccaacctccgttGCTAGAAAAGGAACTGGTTGACATGTTTATGAGAACTctacaaggaccatactacgataagatgatcggaagtgtatccTCAGGATTCTCAGATCTAGTGGTCATCGGAGAAAGAATTGAGGACGGAATCAaagatgggaagatacaaggagcaccatctaactcttatcactcaaacaggcccacctcaaccttcgctaaaaagaaggaaggggagaccaacgcAGTAGTGCATCAAGAGCCTAGACCTCCTATGTCTTACTCACCGCAACAGAATAGATTCCTAGTGCCACAAAGGAAATTCGACCCTTTGCCCACCTCCAGAAGTGAAATACTGAAATATCTGGTAAATGAGCAATTAGTAGAACTCAGACCTATGCCACCCCCGATTCCTGGAAGAGCTACGCCCAACTTCAGAcctaatgaaaggtgtgaatttcacgccaattctcctggaCACACATTAGAAAAATGCTGGGCTTTCAGGCACAAGGTACAAGACCTAATCGAGTCTGGGGCAATTGCTTTTGACAAACCCAACGTGAAGACGAATCCCATGTCTCGTCACGATGGCACAGTCAATGCGATCGAGGTCGTCACTGAGCAAGAGTTAGTTCAACAACGGAGTTCCCCtatagatgcccttaagaggtatctactcgCAAGGGGGTTCgtcctagaacataacgaggATTTTAAGGACACCCTACAGAGACTCGTGGACCAAGGAGTAATTCAGTTGAAAGAACATCCCGAGGAGGAGTATGTGGCTATGCTAGAGAGGAATGAGCCATTGATAATACCTAGTCCAGGGGCAAGGAAGACATTAATCATCCCCTGCGCCAAAACACCATTGTTGATACCCACACAAGTACACACTAGGATCATCCTAGTCAGAGATCCATATCTGGTGGACAAAATGAAAGCGGTCCCTTGGGAATATGATTCTAGTACTAATACGGATGTGACAAAGATCGTTGGGCCTGGGGGCATGACTCGTAGTGGTCGCATATTCAGCACTGCGAAACCAAATGAGAACTTAGCGCAAGCAGGTAATCAAGCTACTGTGGTCCCGACTGAAGAAGGCACGTCCAAGGACAAAGAGACTGCTAACAAAGATGCTGAAAAGTTTTTGGCGTTGatcaagaaaagtgattatagagtggtggaCCAGTTGCATCAAACTCCGTCCAAAATATCACTCCTCTCGCTGTTAGTACATTCAGAAAAACATCGAGACGCCTTGATGAGAATCCTGAACGCCGCCCACGTAACTAAAGACATCACTGTGAATCAATTTGATGGGATGGTGGCTAATCTTACTGCTGGGGCATGTTTAAGCTTCAATGATCATGAGCTACCCCCACAAGGGAAAGAAcataacaaagccttgcatatctccatacaatgtgggAAAGCTCATCTATCCAGAGTTCTGATTGACACAGGGTCGTcattaaacgtgatgccaaaagccaCTCTCGACAAGATAGCCTTGGAGGGTCTGGTagttagaccaagtcgtctggtAGTCAAGGCCTTCGATGGATCACAAAGTCCGgtatttggagaagtagacctccCTGTAGTAGTTGGTCCCCATacattctgcatcaatttccaagtaatgGAGATTGAACCTGCTTATACCTGCCTATTGGGACGTCCCTGGATTCATGCtgctggggcagttacctctaCTCTGCAtcaaaaagtaaaatttgtggatgGGAACTCTATAGTGACCGTCAATGGGGAGGAGGATATATTTGTTAGCAATCTGGACTCATACCGATACATCGAGGCTGGAGAAGGAGCGTTGGAAACCTCATTCCAAGCACTAGAGATAGCAACTGCTGTCACACTACCAATAGAGAAGATACGAAGGGCGGTGACATCCTGGAGAGACCTGCCAGACCTGAAAatggaaggctggggcaaagtCCCAGAAATTCAAGAGAAGAAGGATCGTCTGGGGTTATGATACCAACCAACAAAGAAGGCTGCAAAGGAAGAGCAACGATTCCCTCCGATCGCGCAAACTTTTGTCACAGGCGGATATGAGCATGTATCCATGATATCTAGCATGGAGGGTACATCCAATTTCATCCGAATGATCAGACCAGGAGAACAGCTCcaaaattggacaagcctggagataccagaGATAGTTACTATTTTAAAGTAATTTGTTTTtgtcgtgtgttttatttccctttcaattaaaaaaaaaacaatgtcgctcatgccccgcccgaagcatagagttggtttgtaagggccccatttactttcaaagtttgagtttattaataaaattatcgtttgcatttggtattgaaaacaccgTCTCGTTCTTGCATTTACTTTCCTAAAATGACAAATAACATTCTTGCATAAAACAAAAGCACAATCATAAttgcatactaaaaacaaaacataaacatgtgcagatcaccttctaacatcaccgataataatactgctgaaactcaatgTAAGCTCGAGGCTCTCTCTAATCAGTCtgaggaaggggatgaggaagacgatgaacttccggaagaattgtcaaggctaatggacagagaatccaaaatcatgctccctcctcaagaagccattgaaatcataaacttgggcacCGATAAAGAACCCaaggaaatcaagattggggcaacactgaacaAGGACATAAAAGCAACGCTAGTCAAACTCCTACATGACTATGTAGAAATATTCGCTTGTTCATACCGCGACATGCTTGgcttggatacagacatcgtcgTACATAGGCTACCGCTCAAAGAGGGTTGTACACCTGTCAGAcaaaagcgcagaagagttcgacccGACATGGATAATAAAATCCGAGAAGAGGTACTCAAGCAGTTTGACGCAGGGTTCCTTGCCGTAGTTGaatatccaccatggatcgccaatatagtgccagtTCATAAGAAGGATGggaaggtgcgcatgtgtgttgactacagagatctgaataagGCAAGCCCAAAGGACGACTTTCCACTACCACACATAGACATACTAGTGGACAATACCGCACAAGCTTCAgtattctcattcatggatggattttctgggtataatcaaatcaaaatggctcccgaagacatggagaaaaccaccttcatgacatcttggggtactttctgttacaaggtgatgccttttggattgcgaaacgctggggcaacgtatcaacgagctatggtcacgctgttccatgatatgatccacaaggaagtcgaagtatatgtggatgacatgatcgcTAAGTCCTGTACTGAAGAGGAACACATTACGCACTTGCAAAAGTTATTCGAacgcttaaagaagttcaagctaaggttgaatccgaacaagtgtacatttggtgtgagatcaggaaagctgttgggattcatagtaagccaacgaggcatagaggtagatcctAACAAAGTGAaggccatacaagaaatgcccgttccaagaacagaaaaagaggtaagTGGTTTCTTAGGTcgtttgaattacatctcaaggttcatctcgCACTTAACTGCTACATGCGAGCccatattcaaattactaagaaaagatcaaccaatcaagtggaacgacgattgtcaagtagctttCGAAACCATAAAGCGTTATTTACAAGAGCCACCGATACTCGTGCCTCCCGTATCAGGAAGACctttgatcatgtacctcaccatcctcgaaaggtctatgggatgcGTACTGGGGCAGCAAGACGAAactggcaggaaagaacacgctatttactaccttagcaagaaattcaccgattgcgaatctcgatattcaccgttggaaaagacatgttgcgccctagcatgggcctccaaacgtctaaggcaatatatgctgaaccattccacatggttgatatcgagaatggatcctttgaaatatgtgttcgaaaaacaggctctcacaggaagaatcgctagatggcaaatgctactgtcagaatatgacattcaatacgtcactcaaaaagcaataaaagggagtgtactggaaGAACATTTAGCTCATCAGCCCATCGAAGAATATCAGTCTATAAAGTTCGACTTCCCtgatgaggacattatgctagtaagagactatgaaatacctggacccgatgaaggacccgaaccaggattggTGTGAACCCTTACGTTCGATGGAGCCTCAAacgcactaggacatggcataggggcagtcttgacatctcttGACAATCGCCACATACCCTTCACTGCGagattatgtttcgactgtaccaacaatattgcagaatacgaagcgtgcATATTAGGGCTAGAAGCTGCgatcgatctaaggattaaattaCTCGAGGAATATGGGGATTCAGCgttggtaatccaccaagtcaataaagaatgggatatgCGAGATGCAAAggtaatcccataccgagacctcatACTGGAACTAATGGCTGAGTTTGAAACCATCACTTTTAATCATATCCCGAGGGAGGAAAATCAAATGGCCGACGCATTGGCAACACTCTCCTCTATGTTTAAAGTAACCTGGCCAAATCACAAACCTCGGATAACGATCAGACACTtcgacgaaccagcctattgccttACGATCGAAGAGCAACCCGATAACAAGCCCTGGTACCATGATATTAGGAAATACTTGGAGAAATAAGAATATCCAGAGAACGCCTCCGCAATCgacaaaaagacactaaggaggtTGGCATCTAAGTTCTTCCTAAATGGTAATGTCCTATACAAGCGAAACTACGATTCAGTGTTACTAAGATGTGTGGATAAGAATGAGGCCAAAGAGATCATCAAGGAGgtccatgaaggaacctttggaactcatgcaaacggacattcaatggcaagaaagatattaagagcagggtactactggttaacaatggaggctgattgcttccaatatgcaaggacatgtcacaaatgccaaatatacgccgacaaagtacacgtaccgcCAAATCCATTGAATGTGCTAAGTTCACCATGGCCGTTTGCGATGTGGGGGATTGATATGATAGGGGTGATCGAACCCAAAGCctctaatggacaccgattcatattggttgccatcgactatttcaccaagtgggtcgaggctgcttcctacactaatgtaacaagacaagtggttacccggttcatcaaacataacctcatatgccgatatgggattCCAAGTAGAATCATCACCGACAATGGGTCGAACTTGAACAATAATATGATGAAGGAGCTGTGCGAAgaattcaaaattgaacaccatAATTCCTCACCATataggcctaagatgaatggcgttGTTGAAGCCGCAAAcacaaatatcaaaaagataatacaaaagatggtgaggacgtacaaggattggcatgaaatgcttcccttcgccttacacggttacagaacttcagtgcgcacatccacaggggcaactcctttctctttggtctatggtatggaagcagttcttccCATTGAAGTAGAGATTCCCTCTTTAAGAGTCCTAGCTgatacaaagttagaagaatcggaatgggtaaaaacccgttttgatcagctgaatctcattgaagaaaagcgactgacagctttgtgtcacggacaactctatcagaaaaggatgaaaaaggcgttcgataaaaaggtctgtcctcgaacttacaaagaaggagaTCTCGTCCTCAAGAAGATCTTACTACCCCGACTCGATGCCCGAGGAAAATGGACGCCTAACTATGAAGGTCCATATGTCGTCAAAACAGTATTCTCAGGAGGAGCACTTGTCCTCACCACCATGGATGGAGATGATTTGTCGCATCCAATCAATTCAgatgcggtcaagaagtactatgcATAGCAGGGAAAGTTTCTAAACCAGATCCAAGATGATTCGTAAAGGATAAAAAAATCGTGCAATCACCAACTTCTgaagtcaaaggattactggggccctcgataaTAAAAGAGCGatagcagtattaatatcatttctatttgtcatttttctttcttccataccttttgtacattcgccaattcaaggcaataatcAATAAAAGTTTTTCCCTTTCACACTGTGTCTTTCGTCATTTCAATATCAAGTGCAAAAAATAATTTATTCCTCATAAGCTTTAAACTTTGAAtttaaaacaagaaacttacaaatCATTAGACAAAATAAAGGGGATGAAACCACGACATCTCTGGCAGTCAATACACGCCTGATGATATGATAGTTCCGAAAACACTGCAATATCCCAATAGACTAACCTCAGACGATTTGAGTTAAGATCCGCAAAGCTGCTCGAAAGGTTTTAAACAAATCCAATGGGTGACAAAAGATAGTACATCGAAGTCATcatacatattcatattcatatacaCTCACATACGCGCCATTTTCATAAACATTCATGCATTTACAACAAATCATAAGCATACGCATTTGCAAGGCATCATTCTACAGGTAAAGCTTGTTTCCCAACTTGTTTCTTCTAAATCCTTTTTAGAtcccatttcaattttcaatttcaattttcaacccaaatcgtgaccttcgcgttacgtcttattaCGTTAGtcttttagcgatgatatggcaccgagttctttggtacgtaagtaactaagactcatttcaatttcaatttcaatttcaacccaaatcgtgaccttcgcattacgtcttatcacgttagtcttttagcgatgatatggcaccgagttctttggtacgtaagtaactaagactcatttcaatttcaatttcaattttcaacccaaatcgtgaccttcgcgttacgtcttatcacgttagtcttttagtgatgatatggcaccgagttctttggtacgtaagtaactaaggctcatttcaatttcaatttcaacccaaatcgtgaccttcgcgttacgtcttatcacgttagtcctttagcgatgatatggcaccgagttctttggtacgtcaGTACCAAAACTCATTTCTATTTCAATTTTAGTTTCAATCCCAACCATGACTCATTTCGTTAGTCCCTGAGCGCAATAAGTTATGtcatatcacgttagtcccttggcaataGTACAGAGCTTTGCCTCTCCGCAAATAGGGACTTATTCTCCAGGCTTCTCGAAACAAGTTCGTCATGTCATACATGTATCATAACAACACAGTGTATTCTTCCAACAACGCATCTACTCAACATTCCACAGTGctagcaaatttcagggcattttcagtgttcaataatcttccaccttcagaccgCGACAGGCAAGCATGCCTGTCCGATTCTtccggtttaagaagattgaacaggggcagctgtcataccccaaaatttgcctcttTCATTTCATCTACAATGATTCAAGAATTAGGGTTCTATCCAAACAACATTCCATAAGTCAATAATCTTCTGaggctagggtttgaggttcTCTTGAAAAGATCAATAAGATAAAGGTTCTCAATCAAGGTTCTATGGTTCATAATGATCTAGGATAACTCTATGGCAAAAGTCAAGGCTCAACTCCAAAAGTTACCTGCTCAAACAAACTCtaagattcacagtcaactgattaaacctaaaagtcaaccacaatcaaagcatggtccaaacctctaatcattgatcaaacatcaagtatataAGTGtacatccatcatttgatcaaaaattgatcatgatttatcagtagaaactcagagatgaacaaatacaaaaaggttcaaattagggtttctctaggaaaaagtcaactcaactttgactgaccataactttcacatggaacatcaaaaattccccactcaaagcctatttgaaaggaaattggattctctacaactttgtctctcacaagccaaggctagaaatgcttcatttgagaggtatgatgcaaaagattacaggtcattttcaggcatccttcaaaagtagttttttgtcaaagaggatatgatcaagataaaagctccaaatgaaaaatatgttccaaagtggcttatagaggacatcttgaggtttccaaaaagtcctagaactccttcatagcttaaaaattgagtgagatatgcttggtcaaagttgggtgattttggaggaccaaatgtgaaatacaAGGGGTTTAAATTGGACTTC is part of the Vicia villosa cultivar HV-30 ecotype Madison, WI linkage group LG2, Vvil1.0, whole genome shotgun sequence genome and encodes:
- the LOC131648884 gene encoding uncharacterized protein LOC131648884, which produces MAQMLSFMKDIRDEQEKAREARNQYEEIPNDGNPLLGFVRGFDPHKSNAHSSKRVTRTHEEGEASHEGFIPTNQKEGAPRTVRIPAKNPPKDEDYVDLQYGEADETNQEPQHKQTQSDSEESARNSGQIKALEERLKAVEGYDVFDVDTYEMSLVPDLIIPHKFKIPNFEKYKRLTYPRSHLRMYVRKMAAYANDQKLMMHFFQDSLSGASVEWHKVQDLIESGAIAFDKPNVKTNPMSRHDGTVNAIEVVTEQELVQQRSSPIDALKRYLLARGFVLEHNEDFKDTLQRLVDQGVIQLKEHPEEEYVAMLERNEPLIIPSPGARKTLIIPCAKTPLLIPTQVHTRIILVRDPYLVDKMKAVPWEYDSSTNTDVTKIVGPGGMTRSGRIFSTAKPNENLAQAGNQATVVPTEEGTSKDKETANKDAEKFLALIKKSDYRVVDQLHQTPSKISLLSLLVHSEKHRDALMRILNAAHVTKDITVNQFDGMVANLTAGACLSFNDHELPPQGKEHNKALHISIQCGKAHLSRVLIDTGSSLNVMPKATLDKIALEGLVVRPSRLVVKAFDGSQSPVFGEVDLPVVVGPHTFCINFQVMEIEPAYTCLLGRPWIHAAGAVTSTLHQKVKFVDGNSIVTVNGEEDIFVSNLDSYRYIEAGEGALETSFQALEIATAVTLPIEKIRRAVTSWRDLPDLKMEGWGKVPEIQEKKDRLGL